From Nicotiana tabacum cultivar K326 chromosome 22, ASM71507v2, whole genome shotgun sequence, one genomic window encodes:
- the LOC107765931 gene encoding endo-1,4-beta-xylanase 5-like: protein MNETRSDEIWLCGLVKVRKRKILLQITDKLARPVRGVKVNIKFRKPLFHVGCGVTDTFLQYKKYQEWFLQKGFTASVFTNQMKWYWTESRQGIENYTVPDAMFQFFKDHGIAIRGHTVLWDKPKMNQDWLHRMTPKELLATAVRRLASVMARYLNDIFEWDVVNENLHFHFFEDKIGPQASGMFYHIAHVIDPNATLYLNEFNTLEIPGDIYAGPHKYIKRFREIRSYPGNENLTIGFGLQAHFPSGKPNMPYIRAVFDFLSETKMPIWLTEMDVQNTTNQAVYLEEIMREAFAHPGVEGMIVWAPWKPGANCTGLCLTDDNFKNTRAGDVVDKLMAEWRTPELNGKTNSKGLYKYYGFLGDYIVTLYDPYSLKQIIREIKITNKDPNPVLIPISI from the exons ATGAATGAAACTCGTTCTGATGAAATATGGTTGTGTGGACTTGTGAAGGTAAGAAAGAGGAAAATTTTGCTGCAAATAACGGACAAATTAGCAAGACCAGTCCGGGGAGTGAAAGTAAACATCAAGTTCAGAAAACCCCTTTTCCATGTTGGTTGTGGTGTTACAGATACCTTCCTCCAATACAAGAAATATCAAGAATGGTTTCTTCAAAAGGGTTTTACAGCAAGCGTATTCACCAATCAAATGAAGTGGTACTGGACTGAAAGTCGTCAAGGGATAGAAAACTACACAGTACCAGATGCCATGTTCCAATTCTTCAAGGATCATGGGATAGCAATTAGAGGCCACACTGTTCTATGGGACAAACCTAAAATGAATCAGGATTGGCTGCACCGCATGACACCCAAAGAGCTTTTAGCTACAGCCGTGAGGCGTCTGGCCTCTGTCATGGCTCGATACTTGaatgatattttcgagtgggatGTCGTGAATGAGAACTTGCACTTCCATTTTTTCGAAGATAAGATTGGACCACAGGCTTCTGGGATGTTCTATCATATAGCCCATGTCATAGATCCTAATGCAACTTTATATCTGAATGAGTTTAATACCCTTGAAATTCCAGGAGATATATATGCAGGTCCACACAAGTATATAAAAAGGTTTAGAGAGATCAGGTCATATCCAGGCAACGAGAACTTGACCATAGGATTTGGACTACAAGCTCATTTTCCTTCAGGAAAACCAAATATGCCTTACATACGAGCTGTCTTTGATTTTCTCAGTGAAACCAAAATGCCCATTTGGCTAACTGAAATGGATGTTCAGAACACCACAAATCAG GCAGTTTACCTAGAAGAAATAATGAGAGAGGCATTTGCACATCCAGGAGTGGAAGGAATGATAGTGTGGGCACCATGGAAGCCAGGAGCAAATTGCACTGGCTTATGCTTGACCGATGACAATTTCAAGAACACGAGAGCAGGAGATGTTGTCGACAAGCTCATGGCAGAATGGAGAACGCCCGAGCTAAATGGGAAAACAAATTCCAAAGGACTTTATAAATATTATGGTTTTCTTGGAGACTACATTGTCACACTTTATGATCCTTATTCTCTCAAGCAAATCATCAGGgaaattaaaattacaaataaGGATCCAAACCCAGTACTAATCCCTATTTCTATATGA